The sequence CGGCACAAGCTGCAAAACCTGGCCCGGCGTACCGACGCGAAGCGTGCGGCGGATCGGGGTCTGCTGGAAGAAACGCTGGCGCGGATTGCCGGCGCCAGATCATTAAGTTGAGACCGAAACGATGCGACCACTTAAACCAAATGAACCAGGCTGATCACGAGTGTTGACGACGATGCAGGCGCAGCGCCGGTAGAAATTGATAAAGTTCGGACATCAAAGGCGAGCTATGCCTTTCATGAAGTCGGATTGGCTTTGCCTTCGCGTACGAGGTGGCCTAACAACAGGCGAGCGAGTTTTAGCTCATTCATGCCGTTGACGCTGGTCGACTTCGTGCCGCCAGCATCGGTGTAAACAGTCATTAGGCCGTCAACGACATGAAATTCGGCGACATAGATTTGGTCGCCTAGGGACAGTTCAACGATTCGGCTCATGTGCCGTGCTCCTGTTTTGAGGGATGGATACCTCCAATATTGTCGGCGAAATGTGATTCGATTTTCTTGGGTCCAGGGTGCGGTATCGCATAGGGGGCTGCGGGATCTCGTCCCATTGGGTAGGTCGGCCTCGGCGCATGGCCGCGCCGATACGTAGGGGGAGTCGCCCTCTCAGTCGAGATGATGCTTCTTGGCATTGACGTGGATACGAACGGGTAAAATGCCGCCAAACAACGGCTTCGTTTCCTACGGGGCCGTTTCTACCCCACATTCGGATGTTTCAGTGAAAAATCCTTCAGAATCAAAAGCTAAGGCGAGCCAAGGTCCGCGAATCGGTATGGTCTCCCTCGGCTGCCCGAAAGCCCTCGTCGATTCCGAGCAGATCATCACGCAACTGCGTGCCGAAGGCTACGAAATCTCGGGCACCTATGACGGCGCCGATCTCGTCGTCGTCAACACCTGCGGCTTCATCGACGAAGCGGTCCAGGAAAGTCTCGATGCGATCGGCGAGGCGCTGACCGAGAACGGTAAGGTGATCGTCACCGGCTGCCTCGGCGCGAAAAAGAGCGCGAGCGGCTCGGGGCTGATCGAAGAAGTGCATCCGAAGGTGCTCGCCGTGACCGGGCCGCACGCAGTCGGCGAGGTGATGCAGGCCGTGCACAGCCATCTGCCCAAGCCCCACGATCCGTTCGTCGATCTCGTGCCGCCGGCCGGCATCAAGCTCACGCCGCGCCACTACGCGTATCTCAAGATCTCCGAAGGCTGCAACCATCGCTGCACGTTCTGCATCATCCCGTCGATGCGCGGCGATCTCGTTTCGCGTCCGGTCGCGGAAGTCATGCTCGAGGCGGAAAACCTGTTCAAGTCCGGCGTCAAGGAACTGCTCGTGATCTCGCAGGATACGAGCGCCTATGGCGTCGACGTCAAATTCCGCACCGGCTTCTGGAACGGCCGCCCGCTCAAGACGCGGATGACCGAGCTCGTGGGCGCGCTCGGCGAGCTGGCGGCGCAATACGGCGCGTGGGTGCGGCTCCACTATGTGTATCCGTATCCGCACGTCGACGAAATCATTCCGATGATGGCCGAGGGTCCGTTCAAGGGCCATGTGCTGCCGTACCTCGACGTGCCGTTCCAGCACGCGCACCCCGACGTGCTCA comes from Trinickia violacea and encodes:
- the rimO gene encoding 30S ribosomal protein S12 methylthiotransferase RimO, encoding MVSLGCPKALVDSEQIITQLRAEGYEISGTYDGADLVVVNTCGFIDEAVQESLDAIGEALTENGKVIVTGCLGAKKSASGSGLIEEVHPKVLAVTGPHAVGEVMQAVHSHLPKPHDPFVDLVPPAGIKLTPRHYAYLKISEGCNHRCTFCIIPSMRGDLVSRPVAEVMLEAENLFKSGVKELLVISQDTSAYGVDVKFRTGFWNGRPLKTRMTELVGALGELAAQYGAWVRLHYVYPYPHVDEIIPMMAEGPFKGHVLPYLDVPFQHAHPDVLKRMKRPANAEKTLERVQAWREICPDLTIRSTFIAGFPGETEAQFETLLDFIREAELDRVGCFAYSPVEGASANELDGALPDEVREERRARFMEVAEEVSAKRMMRKVGKTLKVLVDEVNADGGIGRTAADAPEIDGVVYVAPAAKASKRYKVGDFVSVKITGADGHDLWGEV